GAGCCGGGCTCCGCCGCGGACAGGGCGGAGTCGGCAGCCTCGCTGGTGACACCGGCACCGGCGGCGGCGTCATCGGTGGCGACGGAGACGTCCGGCACCTCGTCGACCACCAGGACAGAGGGCTTGGGAGAGGCGCAGCCGGCGAGCACCGCGATCGCACCCACGGCGGCGGCGGCGCGGGCGAGGTGGCGGGGAGCCGGGTGCATCGTGTGTCTCCGGGAGTTTCGGGGTGGTCCTGTCCTAGTATTCGGCATCCTTGACGAAAACATGACAGAACGGTTCACGAACGTTGCCGAACGCACACGGTTCCGGACCGGACCTGCCCCGGTTGGTCACCCCATTCGCTCCAGCAGGTGGTCGACGCAGGCGGTGAGGGCAAGGACGTCGCCCGGGTCGACGGCAGGGAACATGCCGACACGCAGCTGGTTGCGGCCGAGCTTGCGGTAGGGCTCGACGTCGACGATGCCGTTGGCCCGTAGCGTGGCCGCCAGGGCTTGCGCGTCCACCGTCTCGACGAAGTCGATGGTGCCGACCACGGGGGAGCGGTGCGCCGGCTCGGCCACGAACGGTGTGGCGAGCGGGTGCGCCTCGGCCCAGCCGTACAGCGCGGCCGACGAGGCCGCCGTCCGCCCGGAGGCCCAGTCCAGGCCGCCGTTCTCGTTGAGCCAGTCGACCTGCTCCGCGAGCAGCACCAGCGTGGCGACCGCGGGCGTGTTCAGCGTCTGGTCCTTGCGCGAGTTGTCGACGGCGAGCTGCAGGTCGAGGAAGTCCGGCACCCACCGCGAGGCCGTGACCTCGGCCACGCGCGCCAGGGCAGCGGGGGACAGCACGGCGAGCCAGAGCCCGCCGTCGGCCGCGAAGCTCTTCTGCGGTGCGAAGTAGTAGACGTCGGTCTGAGCGAGGTCGACGGCGACGCCGCCGGCGGCCGAGGTGGCGTCCACCACCGTCAGGGCGCCGTCGTCGGCCACCCGCTCGACCGGGGACACCACCCCGGTGGACGTCTCGTTGTGCGGGTAGGCGTAGACGTCGACGCCCTCCGCCGGCGCGCAGCGGGCCAGGTCGCCAGCGGCGGCGGCGCGGATGTCGGAGGCGGCCAGGAACGGCGAACGGTCGGTGGCCGTGGCGAACTTGTGGCCGAACTCGCCGAAGTCGGCGTGCTGCGCGCGCTCGCGGACGAGGGAGAAGGTCGCGGCGTCCCAGAAGGCCGTCGACCCGCCGTTGCCCAGCACCACCTCGTAGCCGTCCGGGGCGCCGAGCAGCGCGGCGATCCCCTCGCGGACGCGGCGCACCAGGTGACGCACGGGCGCCTGACGGTGGGAGGTGCCCAGCACGGTGGTGCCCAGGGCGGCGAGCATGTCGACCTGCGCCGGGCGCACCTTGCTCGGCCCGCAACCGAAGCGGCCGTCCGCCGGGAGCAGGTGGGTGGGGATGGTGACGGTCTCCATGACTGCGGATCATCCCATCCGTCGTCATCCCGTCCGCGCCGGTGTCCACCGCCGCGCGCGAGGGACGCCTGAGCCCTTCGTCCCACTCCCTGCCCGATTTGCACCAGATGATGGGCGGCGCACCTCGATGTGCCGCCCAGCCGATCCACGGAGCCGACGTGACCATGACCGACCTCGCGCCCGCGGGCGCCCTCGACACCGACAGCACCTGGCTACGCCGGGCCGTGCGGCGACCGTTCGCCCTGATGCTGGCCTCGTCCGTGCTCAGCCTGATCGCGTCGTTCGTGCTGTCGGTGGATGCGGTGCGCCTGGCCGCGAACCCCGATGTGGTGCTGACCTGCGACATCAACAGCGCGATCTCCTGCGGCACCGTCGCCCAGGCGTGGCAGGCGAGCCTGTTCGGCTTCCCGAACGC
This window of the Georgenia yuyongxinii genome carries:
- the serC gene encoding phosphoserine transaminase, with translation METVTIPTHLLPADGRFGCGPSKVRPAQVDMLAALGTTVLGTSHRQAPVRHLVRRVREGIAALLGAPDGYEVVLGNGGSTAFWDAATFSLVRERAQHADFGEFGHKFATATDRSPFLAASDIRAAAAGDLARCAPAEGVDVYAYPHNETSTGVVSPVERVADDGALTVVDATSAAGGVAVDLAQTDVYYFAPQKSFAADGGLWLAVLSPAALARVAEVTASRWVPDFLDLQLAVDNSRKDQTLNTPAVATLVLLAEQVDWLNENGGLDWASGRTAASSAALYGWAEAHPLATPFVAEPAHRSPVVGTIDFVETVDAQALAATLRANGIVDVEPYRKLGRNQLRVGMFPAVDPGDVLALTACVDHLLERMG